The Azospirillum sp. TSH100 region GGCGGACGGGTGGCGGCAGATCGTCAGCGGGCGGTGACACGGGTGGCGGCGCGGGGCACCACCGGCGGGATGAAGGGCACGCGGGGGGCGGCCAGCGCGCCGGCGTTCGACCAGCGGTCCAGCATCAGCTTGGCGCGGTCGGGAGCGACATGGTCGGGCGGCGCCTCGAACTTGTAGCCGCGGCCATAGACCGTCTCGATGTAGCGGCCGCCACCGGTCGCCGTGTCGATCTTCTTGCGCAGCTTGCAGATATAGACGTCGATCACCTTGTCGAGCGGATCGGAGCCGGACAGGCCGTAGACCTCCTCGTAGATGTGCTCCTTCGACACCACGCGGCGGTGGTTGAGGGCCAGCACCGACAGGATCGCATGCTCCCGCTGGCTAAGGCGCAGGCGCTCGCCATCCACCTCCGGGTCGCGGCCATCGAGGAAGACGGTCAGGCGGCCGACCGTCACCGCATTGCTGGTCAGCCCGTAGGACCGGCGGCGGATCGCCTCCAGGCGGGCACGGATCTCGGTGCTGACCACCGGCTTCACCAGCACGTCGTCGGCCCCCGCCCGCAGGATGCCGGCGGTGGTGTTGGCGCAGCGCCGCTCGATGAGGCAGATGATCGCGGCGGTCACGTTGCGGGCACGCAGCATGGCGACGCAGGCCTCGGTATCGCCGACATCGCCGATGATGATCGCATCATGGGTGATGTCGGCGGAGCCATGCCCGCCCACCAGATCGCGCAGGCCATTCAGGTCCAGGCGGTCATGGTTAACCTTGCACAGGGCGAGTTGCTTGCCGATGGCATCGGCGATCAGATCGGCTGGCTCAATCAGCAAAGCCTGCATTGGATTCTCCATTGTCGAGCAAGCGCAGATAAAGCATTGATTTTTACGCAATTGCGTCCATGTCACATGCTTATCACAGCCTCAAAAGAACCTATCGAAAGGCGACGTGTCAACAGATTGGGGTACCCGGATAGACATAGGCACGACCCAGGTTTTACGAGGTTTTAATGGTTCCGTTCGATTAAAGACTGGATAAATTTTTATTCATGTGGGGTTTTACTTGGAAACTCCGCGTGAATTTCGAGTGATCGCCGGGAACAACCATTAATTCGTTTGCCATCTATGGTTAACGGCAGTGATGAGATTGAAAACCGGCGCTTACAAACATGAACGCTGGTTTAACCCTGATGTCCTACGGTCGCCACGCATCCGTGTTTGAGGAGGTTCCATGTCCGGAACGAAGGCGTCCGTCCTTGCGGCGGCCGTGGCCGCTTTTGGCCTGCTCGCCCTGGGAGGCTGCGCGCAACTGTCGCAGGCCCCCGACAGCGATTACCGCCAAGCCCTTGAAAAAGCGCTGACCGCCGGCCAATGCGACGGCGATGCGGTGCGCGACCTGTGGTCCGCCTATGGGCGATGGTACGGAGTCGCGGCCTCCATCGCCGGCCATCCGATGACGGACGAGGCCGCCGTCCTGCTGCGCCAGGGCGACCAGTTCCGCATTCTGAACTGCACGGAGGTGGCGCGTGCGTCCTACCAGACGCTGATCCGCCGTTTTCCGGCGGACAGATTTTCCCCGCTGCGCGACGCGGCCCAGGCGTCGCTGCGGACACTGCCGGCGCCACCTCCCGTTGCCGGTGGTCCGATCCCGGTCATGCCCAGCCAACCCAGGCCGCCCGCGGGGATTTGAGACCTGCGGAGATTTTCAGGATGGCACGGGCTGCCCGCCACGGCGCGGCCATCATGGTCCCGAAGGGGCGCTCCAATGGGGCGCTCCGACAGGACGGTTCGACGGAGCCCGGCAGATGCCCGGAAATGGCGAAGGCTGCCAACCCGTTCCGGTTGGCAGCCTTCAGAATGGTGGTCCCGACTGGGATTGAACCAGTGACCCCTACGATGTCAACGTAGTGCTCTCCCGCTGAGCTACGAGACCACGGGAACCCAAAAACTGTCGCTCCAGTCATGGAGCGGGCGAAGGGATTCGAACCCTCGACCCCAACCTTGGCAAGGTTGTGCTCTACCCCTGAGCTACGCCCGCAAAGTGGCGCGAGTGACGGGACTTGAACCCGCGGCCTCCGGCGTGACAGGCCGGCGCTCTAACCAACTGAGCTACACCCGCGCTGAGGAGCGGCGCCTTTTACAAGGCTTCACCCCGACAGACAAGACCTAAAACAAACCCAAACCTTCAGAAGTGGTGGAGCCAAGGAGGATCGAACTCCTGACCTCTACAATGCCATTGTAGCGCTCTCCCAGCTGAGCTATGGCCCCACTATACTTCTGCACCTCTTCACCAACACTTGGAGTGTTGGTGCGCTTGGAGGGACTCGAACCCCCACGGCCTTTCAGCCACTAGGACCTGAACCTAGCGCGTCTACCAATTCCGCCACAAGCGCTTTCCCCGCACCGCGTTGGGCGCCGCGGGGAGCGCTTATGTAGCGGGATGGATCGCGGCCCGCAAGCAGAGAATTCACCCTTCCCGAAAATTTTTCCCAAGCCCGTTCCGGCGGGCCAGAACCGCCAATCCAACCGCCGCCACCGTCATAATCGCAGCCCCCGCGGCAACCCCGGCACCGACGCGCCACGCCGTCCGGTTCACGTCGCCGAACAGCGTCGCCCCGCGCAGGATGGTCGCCGCCATCGGCTCCGGCCGGTCGGGATCGAGCAGGCGATCGTCGACCAGCCGGCACTCGGCCTCGCTCAGCGGCTCCGGCTCCAGCGGGCGGAGCGAACGGCCGTCGGGCCGCATCAGCCGGTCGACCGTGGCGGTCAGCGACCCGGTCGCCTCCTCCGTCCGCTCCACCTCCTCCACCGCGACGCCCAGATGCTCCGCCATCAGGCGGGTGCGAACGGAGCGGATGGCGCGGCAGACCTCCGGCCGCTCGCCGTCAGGGCATGCGCCGTCCGGGCTTTCAATGGCGAGGTCGCACTCGCTGTCCAGCCCCTGGGAGCGGTTGTTGATGTTGGACGACCCCACCCGCAGCAGCCGGTCGTCGACCACCAGCACCTTGGCGTGGACATAGATGCCCTGCCCGCCCGCGGTCACCGGCGCCAGGATGCGGAAGCGTCCCTGCGGATCGCGTTCGCGCAGGCGCTGGACCAGCAGCGAGCGGGCGCTGCCCATCGCCTCCTCCTCGACCCAGCCGGGGGTGCGCTCCGGGTTGACCACCACCACCTCGGGTCCATCCGGCTCCGCCAGGCGGGCGGCGATGGCACCGACGATGCGCTGGGAGGCGAAATACTGGCTTTCCAGATAGATGAACCGACGGGCGGCGGCGATGGCGGCCAGATACAGCGCCTCGATCTCGCGCACGCCGCGCTTGCCCGTCTTGTCACGCCCCTCATCATCGGCCATCGGATCCGTGCGGGCGATGGCGACGGGGATGTCGCGGAAGTCGGGCTCCAGATTCTCCGGCCAATAGGGCTCGACCGGCGGCGGCGGGATCAGTTCCTCGCCGGTCGCCCGGCGCCAGCGCTCCCGCGCCAAGTCGCCCAGCGCCCGCGCGGCGTCGCCGTCGACCGCCGTGGTCACGTCATGGAAGGGGCCGTAGGGCTGACCGTTCGGCCGCACCCGGCGGGGATCGCCGTCGCGATGGTCGGGGGTGTCCCAGCGGTCGGTGGTCATGTCGATGCCGCCGCAGAAGGCCAGCGCGTCGTCGATGATGGCGATCTTCTGGTGGTGGCAGGCGCCCGGCGGATGGGCGGAGTCCAGGCGGAAGCGCAGGCGCCGGCTGCTCATCCAGTCGAGCAGCACCAGCGGAGTCCGGCCGCGGAACGGCATCTTCAGGACCGACAAATCCCATTTCAGCACGTTGATCGTCAGATCCGGCCGCACCCGGACGATCCAGGACAGGAAATCGCCCAGCTCGTTGGGGACGTCCGGCATCGGGTCGTCGGGTTCGAGCTTGATCCGGGTGTCGAAATCCCAGCCGATCAGCATCACCGTATGGCGGGCATGGAGGATCGCCGCCTTGATCCGGGCGAAATAGGCGGCGGCGTCGATGATGACCGCCATACGGTCGGCCTTCTCAAGCCGCCAGCAGGTCCGGCCGGGCACCAGCACCGGGCCGGCCGGGGTCGGTATGAAGCCTCGTCGGGCAGTTCCCGGCGTCGCAGACATGTGGACCCTTCCTTCCGGCATCGCGGGGTCGGCAGCGGGACCGCTGCCGTGCCTTCGATGAACCCCGCGGGCCGGCGGACGGTTCCGCTTCCCGCCTCAGCTCGTCCGGAATCGCAGCTGCATGCGGTGCCGGTAGGTCTCGCCGGGATCGAGCCGCGCCGACGGGAAATGGCCGATGTTCGGGCTGCCGGGGAAGCGCTGGCATTCAAGCGCCAGACCGGCGAAGCGGCGATAGGGCTGCCCGCCCTTGCCGACGATCTTCTCGCTGAGATAGCCGCCGGTATAGACCTGAAGGCCGGGCTGGTCGGTCGCCAGCTCCATCCGCCGGCCGCTGCCGGGATGCTCCAGCACCGCCACCGGCCGCAGCTCCCCCGCCGGTCCCTCCAGGCACCAGTTGTGGTCGAAGCCGAAGCCGCCGACGGCGTCCAGCGCCTCGCTCAGCACCACCCCGCCGCGCAGGTCGAAGGGGGTGCCGTCCACTGGCCGCACCTCCCCCGTCGGGATCAGGTCGGCGCCGACCGGCGTGGTGAAACCGCCGCGCACCGTCAGCCGGTGGTCGCGCAGGTCGCCCGACGCATGCCCACCCAGGTTCCAATAGCTGTGATGGACGATGTTGACGATGGTCGCCCGGTCGGTCGTCGCCGTCATCCGGATGTCCAGCACCCCGTCCTCGCCCAGCTGGTAGCGGGTCGTCGCCGTCAGCGTCCCGGGATAGCCCTGGTCGCCGTCGGGCGAGACCAGGGTGAAGGTGACGGCATTCTCCGCCTCCTCCACCTGGGCGTCCCAAATCCGCCGGTCGAACCCGTCCGGCCCGCCATGCAGCTGGTTCGGCGGCTCGTTGACGGCCAGCCCGTAGCGCACGCCATCCAGCGAGAAGGCCGCCCCGCCGATGCGGTTGCCGTAGCGGCCGCAGGTGGCGCCGAAATAGGCGTCGCTCGCCAGGTAATCCGCCAGCCGGTCGAAGCCCAGCACCACGTCGGCCGAAACTCCATCCCGGCCGGGAACCAGCATCCGCACCAGCCGGGCGCCATGGGCGGTCAGCGTCGTCTCCAGCCCGCCGGCAGACAGGATGAAGCCCTCGACCGGCCGTCCTTCGTGCGTATCGAACAGAAATCTCTCGATGGGCATCACGCCTCCGCCGGTTCGCCGCCGCGGCCGGCCCAGACCACCAGCAGACCCTTCTGCAACAGGATGAAGACGAACAGCAGCACGCCGATGGCGATCTTGGTCCACCAGCTGCTCAAGCTGCCGTCGAAGGTGATGTAGGTCTGGATCAGCCCCTGGATCAGCACGCCGACGAAGGTGCCGACGACATAGCCGTAGCCGCCGGTCAGCTGCGTGCCGCCGATCACCACCGCGGTGATGGTGTCCAGTTCCACGCCCGTAGCCGCCAGCGAATAGCCGGCGCCGGTGTAGAGCGAGAAGACGATCCCGGCCAGCCCGGCCAGCAGCCCCGACAGCCCGTAGACCGCCACCGTCGTCCGCGCCACCGGCACGCCCATCAGCTCCGCCGACTGGCGGTTGCCGCCCAGCGCATAGAGGTTGGCGCCGAAGCGCGTCCAGTGCGCCAGCACCACCGCCGCCAGCACCACCCCCAGCATCAGCAGCGCCGGCAGGCTCAGCTTCAGCCCGAAGTCGAAGCGCAGCGCCATGTCGTTCAGCTCGCCATAGAGCGGGTGGTTGATCGGCACCGAATCGGTGGTCAGGACGAAGCCCAGGCCGCGGGCGATGAACATGCCGGCCAGCGTGACGATGAAGGGCGGCATCTGGAAGACATGGATCACCCCGCCCATCGCCGCGCCGAATCCGCCGGCGGCGATCAGCGCCACGGCGAAGGCGGGAATGGGGTGCCAGCCGCCCTGCTCGATCAGCACGGCCAACAGCACGGTGGTGAAGCCGATCACCGCACCCACCGACAGGTCGATCCCGCCGGACAGGATGACGAAGGTCATGCCGACCGCGGTGATGCCGAGAAAGGCGTTGTCGGTCAAAAGGTTGCCCACCACCCGCCAGGAGGCGAAGTTGGGGAACTGCGCGGCACAGATCAGGAAGCCCACCACCAGCACGGCGGTGGTGACGATCAGCGGAAGGAACCGCTGGAGTGCACCGGTCATGGTTTCGCCCCTCCGCTGGTCGGCGCCACCGGCGGCTTGACCGTCCCGATCGGCCGGGCGCCCTTGGGCCGCGGCAGCAACAGGGTCAGCGCCGGCGATTGCAGCAGCAGGACGACCAGCAGGACGCCCGCCTTGACGATCAGGTTGAATTCCGGCTTGAAGCCGCTCAGCAGGATGCCGGTGTTCATCGACTGGATGATCAGCGCCCCCACCACCGACAGCACCAGCCCGAAGCGCCCGCCAAGCAGCGAGGTGCCGCCGACCACCACCGCGAGGATGGCGTCCAGCTCCAGCCATAGCCCGGCATTGTTGGCGTCGGCGCCGCGGATGTCGGCGGTGACGATCAGCCCGGCCACAGCCGCGCACAGCCCGCACCAGACATAGACGGCGACCAGAACCACCGGCGTGTTGACGCCGGCCCCGGCGCTCGACAGCCGGTTGACGCCGACCGCCTCGATCATCAGCCCCAGCGCGGTCGCCCGCACCAGCAGCGCCGTGACCGCCAGCGCCACGATGGTCAGCACCACCGGCATCGGGACGGTCAGGAAGGATCCGCTGCCGATGAAGGCCAGCGCCGGGCTGGTGAAGGTGACGATCTGCCCCTCGGTCACCAGCTGGGCGATGCCGCGGCCGGCGACCATCAGGATCAGAGTGGCGATGATCGGCTGGATGCGCAGAACCGCCACCAGCAGCCCGTTCCACAGCCCGCACAGCAGGCCTGCCGCCAGCGACGCCGCCAGCACCGCCGGCAGGCTCCAGCCCGCCCCGGTCATGGTGGCGGCGATGGCGCCGGAGATCGCCATGACCGCACCCACCGACAGGTCGACACCGCGGGTGGCGATGACCATCGTCATGCCGATGGCGAGCAGCGCCACCGGGGCGCCGCGGTTCAGCACGTCGATCAGGCTGCCGAACAGCCGGCCGTCCTGAAGACGGATGGCGAAGAAATCGGGGAACAGCAGCCAGTTGGCCAGCAGAACGGCGATCAGCGCGCCATATTGCGGCAGGTTGCGCGACGGGCCGGGGGCGGACAGCGTCATTGCCGCACCTCCGCGCCCGATCCGGTGGCCGGCGTCTCCGACGCGATGGCGGCGACGATGCGCTCCACGCTGACCTCCCCTCCCCTCAGTTCCGCCACATGGCGGCGGTCGCGCAGCACGACGACGCGGCGGCTGTAGGCGACGATCTCCTCAAGCTCCGACGAGACCACCAGCAGCGCCATGCCGTCGGCGCACAGCCGCTCGATCAGGCGGATGATCTCGGCATGGGCGCCGACATCGATGCCCCGCGTCGGCTCGTCGAGGATCAGCAGCCGCGGTTCGGTCGCCAGCCAGCGCGCCAGCAGCGCCTTCTGCTGGTTGCCGCCCGACAGCAGCTGGATCGGCCGTTCGGCGTCCGGCGTGCGGATGTCGAGCAGGCGGATGAAGCGGTCGGCGATCTCCTCCTGGCGGCGGCGCGGGATCGGCTTCAGCCAGCCCTGCCGCGCCTGGAGCGCCAGAATGATGTTCTCGCGCACCGACAACTCGCCGACGATGCCCTCCTTCTTGCGATCCTCCGGGCAGAAGCCGAAACCGAGTTGCACGGCGTCGCGCGGCCCCTTCAGCCGCACCGCCTGCCCGTCCACCGCCGCCTCGCCCTTGTCGGCACGGTCCATGCCGAAGACCAGCCGCACGGTCTCGGTCCGGCCGGAGCCCAGCAATCCGGCAAGCGCCACCACCTCGCCGGGGCGGATGTCGAGGTCGAAGGGCTCGACGCTGCGCGCCTTGCCGAATCCCTTGAAACTGGCCAGCGGCGGACGGCTGTCCACCTCCGCCGGGCCGAGGTCGATGCGGTGCGCCGCCGCCTCCAGCTCCCGCCCCAGCATCATGGCGACGAGGTCGAGGCGCGGCAGGTCCGCCGTGCGCCGTTCGCCGACCAGCCGGCCGTTGCGCAGCACGGTGATGCTGTCGCAGACCTCATAGACCTGGTCGAGGAAATGGGTGACGAAGACGATGCCGATGCCGCGCGACCGCAGGGTCCGCATCACCCGGAACAGCACCGCCACCTCCTGCGCGTCGAGGCTGGCAGTCGGCTCGTCGAGGATCAGCACCTTGGCCGACATGTCGACCGCCCGGGCAATGGCGATGATCTGCTGGGTGGCGACCGAAAAGCGCCCGAGCGGCGCGGTCACGTCGATGGACAGCCCGTAGGGTTGCAGCACCGCCCGCGCCCGCCGCCGCATGGCACCGCGGTCGACCAGCCCCCAACGCATCGGCTGGCGCCCCAGGAACAAATTCTCCGCCACCGACAGGTTCGGCAGCAGGTTGACCTCCTGATAGACGGTACCGATGTGCAGGCGCTGCGCCTCCTCGACCCCGCGCGGCGCGATCTCCCGCCCTTCCAGCGCCACGGTGCCGCCGTCGCGCTGATAGACACCGGTCAGCGTCTTGATCAGCGTCGATTTGCCGGCGCCATTCTCGCCCAGCAGGGCATGGATTTCGCCATGGCGCAGGGTGAAGTCGACGCCGTCCAACGCCTGGACGCCGAGGAAGGCCTTGGACAACCCACGGATCGCCAGCAGCGGCCCCGAGGAAGATGCGGAAGGGGGAGCGGTGGATGCCGTCATGGCGGACCTCGCCGGATGCGCAACAAAACATGTGAGGCCGCGGGAGGGGTGCTCCCGCAGCCATGGACCTCAACCCCGATCAGTAGGCGTCCTTGCGGCGCTCGTACTCGGCCTTGGCGGTGTCCGGCGTGAACAGCTTCGATTCCGTCTGGATCCACTTCGGCGGCGCCTTGCCATCCTTCTTGAAGGCGATCAGCGCGTCATAGGCCGGACCGGCCATGTTCGGCGTCAGCTCGACCGTGGCGTTCGCCTCGCCCTCGGCCATCGCCTTGAAGATGTCCGGCACGCCGTCGATCGAGACAACCAGGATGTCCTTGCCCGGCTTCAGGCCGGCTTCCTTGATCGCCTGGATGGCGCCGACGGCCATATCGTCATTGTGGGCGTAGACGGCGCAGATCCCCTTGCCGCCATTCTCGGCCTTGATGAAGCTCTCCATCACCTCCTTGCCCTTGGCACGGGTGAAGTCACCGGACTGGGTGCGGATGATCTTCATCCCCGGATTCTTGGCGACGATCTCGTCGAAGCCCTTCTTGCGGTTGATGGCGGGCGACGAGCCGACGGTGCCCTGCAGCTCGACCACGGCGCACTTGCCGCCGGTCTGCTTGGCCAGCCACTCGCCGGCCACCCGGCCCTCATGCACGGTGTCGGAGGTGACGGCGGTCATGTAGAGGCTCTGGTCCTTGGTCTCGATCTGGCGGTCGAGCAGAACCACCGGAATCTTGGCCTCCTTGGCCTCCTTCAGCACCGAGTCCCAGCCGGTCGCCACCACCGGCGCGATGAAGATCGCATCGACGCCTTGGGCGACGAACGAGCGCACCGCCTTGATCTGGTTCTCCTGCTTCTGCTGGGCGTCGGAGATCTTCAGGTCGATGCCGCGCTTGTCGGCTTCGGCCTTGGCGGTCTTGGTCTCAGCCGCGCGCCAGCCCGATTCGGAGCCGATCTGCGAGAAGCCGACGACCAGCTTCTTGTCGGCGGCCTGGACGCCGCCCAGTCCGATGAACAGCGCCGCAGCGGCGGTGGCGGCGGAGATCACCCATTTCCTGGACATCCGATTCACTCCCTAGAGGATTTATGGCGAGGTTTTATTGCGGTGATTGGAGGAGGGGCAGGCGACGGGACGGGGCGCGGAAAGATCGTGATCGCAGCCCGGTCCGAATTTGTTCGTCACGCCTACTTTAAGTACGTAGAACCATAACTGTCCAATACGATTCTCGACCGATGCGATCCCGAAAAGGATATATCCAGCCGAAGATCTCACCTGGAATTGGATAAAAAAATGGCCGGGCGGCAAACGCAGCCCGGCCGTCAGGAGACCCCGCTTCGCTCTGAAGCGGGGCCGACGCACCCGAGGGAGAGCGCGCCGGGACGCGACCGCCGCGGTGGGATGGACAAGATCGCCGCGGCGGCGCGAAGCCGAAGGAGAAGAAAAAGGCCAGGACGTCAGTTGGCCCTTTTTCAGAGCCCGAGGCTCTTAACCCGAGGTTTCGAGCCCGGGCTATTAGAATGCGAGATCGGTGCGGATGATGAAGATGTCGCCCTTGTCGCTGTTTGCGGCGACGTCGGAGCTGAGCTTGAAGTGGTTGTATTCGGGCGCGACGCTGAAGCCGGGTGCGACGACATACTTGGCGCCGACGGTGAACAGCTCGAACTTGCTGCGGCCGCGGACGGTGAGGTCGCCGGCATCCTTGGCGTTCAGGTAGCCGACACCGAGCGTGGTGGCGCCGAAGGTGTACTGGGCGCCGGCGGTCCAGACGTCCTGCTTCTCGCGGCTGACGATGGTGGCGCTGGACTTGGCATAGCCGCTGTCGCCCGACCAGGCATAGCTGCCTCCGATCTTGAAGCCGGCATAGGCCAGCGTCAGGCCGGCATGGGTCGAGGACAGATCGTCGAAGCTCGCCGCCGGGGTGGTGGTGGAGTTCTTGGCCTGGCCGCCGAGATAGAACAGGCTGCCGTTGACCGCCACGCCGCCCAGCGTGTTGGTGTAGGTGCCGCCGACTTCATAGACGTCGCGGTAGGCGCCGGTGCGGTTGGCGGAGGCCAGCGCCAGCTTGGAGCGGTTGATGTCGGTGTTGCTGCTGTCCGAGGAGGGCTGGTAGGAGGCGCCGAACTTGAAGCCGGCGAATTCCGGGGTCCAGTAGGTGGCGCGGGTGGCGCTGTTGCCGGAGATCAGCGCGCGGATGTTGCCGATGGTGACCGGCGCGTTGGCGGCGCTGTTGCCGAGCCAGGACGGGAAGGAGCCGTCGACGCCGCCGGTGCCCCAGTCGGACGGGGCGATCACGCCGCTGTCGTCGCTGGGGCCGTTCTCGACACCCAGATGCACAGTGCCGAAGCTGCCGTTGACGAACATGAAGGCGCGGTCATTGGTGACGGTGCGGACGTTGCCCGTGCCGTTCTCCGCCAGCAGGCGGATGCGGGCGCCGTATTCCAGCCCGTTGTCGGCCTTGGCCTTCGGCGTCACCAGCAAGCGCAGGCGGTTGCGGAACTCGGTGTTGCGCAGGCCGCTGTCACGGTCCTGGTTGACGTAGCCGCCCTCGAAATAGGCGTCGCCGCCAAGCGTGATGTCGAACTTCGACTGGGCCGAGGCCGAACCGGCCCCCATGACCAAGGCGAGAGAAAGGGTGGCTGCTCCAAGCAGCAGAGCGGATCTCACCATCAGGATTTCCTCTTTTAACGTTGCTTGTTATTGCGTCCAAGGTGCCAAACCGGAGCGGTCCTGCGGCCATCCTCCCGGCGGTCGGCCAGGTGGGGACGGCGATCCTGCGTCAGCGCTCCCCTGACGCAGCGAGGCGGTGTTCACTCCTTGCCGAGGGTTCCGTCGACCCTGCGCCACAGCGCGAGCGGATTGCCGTCGCGCAGGGCTTCCGGCAGCAGCTCTGCGGGGATGTCCTGATAGCAGACCGGGCGGAGGAAGCGGCGGATCGCCAGCGTGCCGACCGAGGTGCTGCGCGGGTCCGACGTCGCCGGGAACGGACCGCCATGCACCATCGCGTGGCAGACCTCGACCCCCGTCGGCCAGCCATTCGCCAGGATGCGGCCGGCCTTGCGCTCCAGCGTCGGGATCAGACCCGCCACCGCCGCCTTGTCCTCGGCATCCATCTGCACCGTCGCCGTCAGCTGTCCTTCCAGACGCTCGGCAACCGCCGTCATCGCCGCCACGTCCGGGCAGCGGATCAGCAGCGACGCGGCGCCGAACACCTCCTCCTGCAACTCCGTATCAGCCAGGAAGGCCTCAGCCGTCGTGGTGAAGAAGGCCGCCTGCGCCTGGTTCGGCCCGCTGCAGGCCAGACCGCGGGCCAGCGTCTCCACCGCAGCGCTGTCGGCCAGCTTCGCCACGCCGCTGTCGAAGGCGGCATGGATGCCCGGCGTCAGCATGGTCGAGGCGGCGCTGCCACCCAGAGCCTCCACCGCCGCCGCGACGAAGCGGTCGAGGTCCGGACCCTCCACCGCCAGCAGGATGCCGGGGTTGGTGCAGAATTGGCCGGCGCCCATGGTCAGCGAGGCGACGAAGGCCTTGCCCAGCGCCTCGGCGCGCGACGCCAGCGCCGCCGGCATCAGGAAGACCGGGTTGATGCTGCTCATCTCGGCATAGACCGGGATCGGCTCCGGCCGCCTGGCCGCCACCCCCATCAGCGCCACCCCGCCGCCGCGCGAGCCGGTGAAGCCGACCGCCTTGATGCGCGGATCGGCGACCAGCGCCGTGCCGATGTCCCGGCCATTGCCGAACAGCAGCGAGAAGACGCCCTCGGGCAGGCCGCAGGAGGCGACCGCCGCCTGGACGGCGCGGCCGACCAGTTCCGAGGTGCCGGGGTGGGCGCCATGGCCCTTGACCACCACCGGGCAGCCGGCGGCGAAGGCCGACGCGGTGTCGCCGCCCGCCACCGAGAAGGCCAGCGGGAAGTTCGACGCGCCGAACACCGCGACCGGTCCCAGCGGGATGTGGCGCTGACGCAGGTCGGCGCGCGGCAGCGGCGCGCGCGCCGGCATGGCGGGATCGATGCGGGCCTCGAGCCAGCTGCCCTCGCGCACGACCTGGGCGAACAGGCGGAGCTGACCGACGGTGCGG contains the following coding sequences:
- a CDS encoding aldehyde dehydrogenase (NADP(+)) yields the protein MTITGEMLIGAQAHRGSQSEFRGFDPATGEALEPVFGGGGAAEVERACALAWAAFDAFRETGLEQRAAFLETVAQNILDIGDDLITRAMAETGLPRARLEGERGRTVGQLRLFAQVVREGSWLEARIDPAMPARAPLPRADLRQRHIPLGPVAVFGASNFPLAFSVAGGDTASAFAAGCPVVVKGHGAHPGTSELVGRAVQAAVASCGLPEGVFSLLFGNGRDIGTALVADPRIKAVGFTGSRGGGVALMGVAARRPEPIPVYAEMSSINPVFLMPAALASRAEALGKAFVASLTMGAGQFCTNPGILLAVEGPDLDRFVAAAVEALGGSAASTMLTPGIHAAFDSGVAKLADSAAVETLARGLACSGPNQAQAAFFTTTAEAFLADTELQEEVFGAASLLIRCPDVAAMTAVAERLEGQLTATVQMDAEDKAAVAGLIPTLERKAGRILANGWPTGVEVCHAMVHGGPFPATSDPRSTSVGTLAIRRFLRPVCYQDIPAELLPEALRDGNPLALWRRVDGTLGKE
- a CDS encoding porin, whose protein sequence is MVRSALLLGAATLSLALVMGAGSASAQSKFDITLGGDAYFEGGYVNQDRDSGLRNTEFRNRLRLLVTPKAKADNGLEYGARIRLLAENGTGNVRTVTNDRAFMFVNGSFGTVHLGVENGPSDDSGVIAPSDWGTGGVDGSFPSWLGNSAANAPVTIGNIRALISGNSATRATYWTPEFAGFKFGASYQPSSDSSNTDINRSKLALASANRTGAYRDVYEVGGTYTNTLGGVAVNGSLFYLGGQAKNSTTTPAASFDDLSSTHAGLTLAYAGFKIGGSYAWSGDSGYAKSSATIVSREKQDVWTAGAQYTFGATTLGVGYLNAKDAGDLTVRGRSKFELFTVGAKYVVAPGFSVAPEYNHFKLSSDVAANSDKGDIFIIRTDLAF